The genomic window GACCTGGGCGCCGGGTCGCGGTTGGCCGGCCCGATTCTACGCCGACCCAGGGAGAGATCGCGAGCCGAAATGACTACTTGACCTCGGCCTGACCGCCGGCCTCCTCCAGTTTGCCCTTGACCTCTTCGGCCTCTTCCTTCGAGACGGCCTCCTTGACCGCGACCGGCGCCGACTCGACCAGGTCCTTGGCCTCCTTGAGACCCAGGCTGGTGACCTCGCGCACGACCTTGATCACGGCGATCTTCTTGTCGCCGAAGGAGGTCAACTGAACGTCGAACTCCGTCTTCTCCTCGGCTTCCTGGGCCTCGCCGGCGCCCGCCATGGCCGCCATCGGGACCGCCGCCGCCGCCGCCGAAACGCCGTAGTGCTCTTCGAGCTCCTTGACCAGCGTGTTGAGCTCCAGGACGGTCATCTCGTCGATCTGTTTGATCAGAT from Acidobacteriota bacterium includes these protein-coding regions:
- the rplL gene encoding 50S ribosomal protein L7/L12; the encoded protein is MAVAAADLIKQIDEMTVLELNTLVKELEEHYGVSAAAAAVPMAAMAGAGEAQEAEEKTEFDVQLTSFGDKKIAVIKVVREVTSLGLKEAKDLVESAPVAVKEAVSKEEAEEVKGKLEEAGGQAEVK